The following are from one region of the Oreochromis aureus strain Israel breed Guangdong linkage group 1, ZZ_aureus, whole genome shotgun sequence genome:
- the LOC116319109 gene encoding tryptophan 5-hydroxylase 1-like, translating into MYARKSEGKELRRGRSLDNRTVSSSFGRGSTTIIFTLKNEVGGLIKALKLFQEKHVNLIHIESRKSKRRNSDFEIFVDCDTGHEQFKELTELLRKHTDIVEISPFDGSALPEDDVLGVPWFPKKISDLDLCANRVLMYGSELDADHPGFKDNIYRKRRQYFSDLAINYKHGEPIPRVDYTAEEVRTWGVVFRELHKLYPSHACREYLKNLPLLTKYCKYSEDNIPQLEDVSHFLKERSGFIIRPVAGYLSPRDFLAGLAFRVFHCTQYVRHSSEPLYTPEPDTCHELLGHVPLLAEPSFAQFSQELGLASLGASDDDVNKLATCYFFTVEFGLCKQDGRLRAYGAGLLSSASELQHALSSSANILPFDPTVTCNQECMITTFQQVYYVADSFEEAKNKMREFAKTLRRPFTIRYDPYTQSVDVLEDTNNINSMVKDIRHELDIVEDALNRLSKKLQSV; encoded by the exons ATGTACGCCAGGAAGTCAGAAGGAAAGGAGCTTCGCAGAGGAAGGTCTTTGGACAACAGGACCGTCTCCAGCAGCTTTGGGAGAGGGTCGACAACCATCATATTCACTCTGAAAAACGAAGTCGGTGGTCTTATAAAGGCACTGAAACTTTTCCAG GAAAAACACGTCAACCTCATTCACATCGAGTCCCGTAAGTCCAAACGAAGGAATTCAGACTTTGAGATCTTTGTGGACTGCGACACAGGCCACGAGCAGTTCAAGGAGCTCACCGAGCTGCTCAGGAAGCACACGGACATCGTGGAGATCTCGCCATTCGACGGCTCCGCTCTACCCGAGGACG atgtgctcggtgtgccGTGGTTCCCCAAGAAGATCTCTGACTTGGACTTGTGTGCAAACAGGGTTTTGATGTATGGCTCTGAACTTGATGCAGATCATCCG GGATTTAAGGACAACATATACAGAAAAAGAAGACAATATTTTTCTGATTTAGCTATAAACTACAAACA tggTGAGCCCATCCCTCGTGTGGACTACACTGCAGAGGAGGTGCGTACCTGGGGCGTGGTGTTCCGGGAGCTCCACAAGCTGTACCCGAGCCACGCCTGCAGGGAGTACCTGAAGAACCTCCCACTGCTGACCAAGTACTGCAAATACAGCGAGGACAACATCCCCCAGCTGGAGGACGTCTCGCACTTCCTTAAAG AGCGCTCAGGCTTCATCATCAGGCCCGTTGCCGGTTACCTCTCCCCCCGAGACTTCCTGGCAGGCCTGGCCTTCAGAGTCTTTCACTGCACTCAGTATGTCCGCCACAGCTCAGAGCCTCTGTACACACCTGAACC AGACACATGCCATGAGCTGCTGGGTCATGTGCCTCTGCTCGCCGAGCCCAGCTTCGCTCAGTTCTCTCAGGAGCTCGGTTTGGCGTCTCTCGGCGCTTCAGATGATGATGTAAACAAACTGGCCACA tgttacTTCTTCACTGTGGAGTTTGGCCTCTGTAAGCAGGACGGCAGGCTGAGGGCGTACGGCGCAGGGCTCCTCTCCTCTGCCAGTGAACTCcag CACGCTTTGTCCAGCAGCGCCAACATCCTTCCTTTTGACCCCACGGTGACCTGCAACCAGGAGTGCATGATCACCACGTTTCAGCAGGTTTACTATGTGGCCGACAGTTTTGAGGAAGCCAAGAACAAAATGAG GGAGTTTGCCAAGACCCTTCGACGTCCCTTCACGATACGCTACGACCCCTACACTCAGAGCGTGGACGTTCTAGAGGACACCAACAATATCAACAGCATGGTGAAGGACATCCGGCACGAGCTGGACATCGTCGAAGACGCTCTGAACCGACTCAGCAAAAAACTGCAGAGCGTGTAA
- the LOC116319127 gene encoding AP-2 complex subunit alpha-2, with protein sequence MPAVSKGDGMRGLAVFISDIRNCKSKEAEIKRINKELANIRSKFKGDKALDGYSKKKYVCKLLFIFLLGHDIDFGHMEAVNLLSSNKYTEKQIGYLFISVLVNSNSDLIRLINNAIKNDLASRNPTFMNLALHCIANVGSREMAEAFASEIPRILVAGDTMDSVKQSAALCLLRLNRTSPDLVPMGEWTARVVHLLNDQHLGVVTAATSLITTLAQKNPDDFKTSVSLAVARLSRIVTSASIDLQDYTYYFVAAPWLSVKLLRLLQCYPPPEDAALRSRLTECLETILNKAQEPPKSKKVQHSNAKNAVLFEAIALIIHHDSEPTLLVRACNQLGQFLQHRETNLRYLALESMCTLASSEFSHEAVKTHMETVINALKTERDVSVRQRAVDLLYAMCDRSNAKQIVAEMLSYLETADYSIREEIVLKVAILAEKYAVDYTWYVDTILNLIRIAGDYVSEEVWYRVIQIVINRDDVQGYAAKTVFEALQAPACHENLVKVGGYILGEFGNLIAGDSRSSPLVQFNLLHSKFHLCSVPTRALLLSAYIKFINLFPEVKATIQDVLRSDSQLRNADVELQQRAVEYLRLSCIASTDILATVLEEMPPFPERESSILAKLKKKKGPGKLPDMDDSRRSVNGNTEHSENTDTTNKSSTHSFTDVLNLNSAPSSGANLLIDVFSESSASPAATEVSEENFPRFVCKNNGVIYENQLLQIGLKSEYRQNLGRMYVFYGNKTSTQFLSFSSSVSSSDALKSQLNIHPKAVDPVIEGGAQMQQILNIECVSDFSDAPVLNIQFRYGGALQNIAVKLPVMLNKFFQPTEMTSQDFFQRWKQLGAPQQEVQKIFKAKHSMDTEVAKAKILGFGVALLDGVDPNPANFVGAGVVHTKSTQVGCLLRLEPNMQAQMYRLTLRTSRDSVSQRLCELLSEQF encoded by the exons ATGCCGGCGGTGTCTAAAGGGGACGGGATGCGCGGACTGGCCGTGTTCATCTCCGACATCAGGAACT GTAAAAGTAAAGAGGCCGAGATAAAGAGGATAAACAAGGAGCTGGCAAACATCCGCTCCAAATTTAAAG gagacaAGGCGTTGGATGGCTACAGTAAAAAGAAGTATGTCTgcaagctgctcttcatcttCCTTCTGGGCCACGACATCGACTTCGGGCACATGGAGGCCGTCAACCTCCTGAGCTCCAACAAGTACACGGAGAAGCAGATC ggttaCCTGTTCATCTCAGTGCTGGTGAACTCCAACAGCGACCTGATCCGCCTCATCAACAACGCCATCAAAAACGACCTCGCCAGCCGCAACCCCACCTTCATGAACCTGGCACTGCACTGCATCGCCAACGTGGGCAGCAGAGAGATGGCGGAGGCGTTCGCCTCGGAGATTCCCAGAATCTTAGTGGCCGG GGACACGATGGACAGCGTGAAGCAGAGCGCAGCTCTGTGTCTGTTACGGCTCAACAGGACGTCGCCCGACCTCGTGCCCATGGGCGAATGGACCGCACGGGTCGTCCATCTGCTGAACGATCAGCACCTG GGCGTAGTGACGGCAGCCACCAGCCTCATCACCACTCTGGCCCAGAAGAATCCGGATGACTTTAAGACCTCCGTCTCACTGGCGGTGGCCCGGCTCAGCAGG ATCGTGACGTCGGCATCCATTGACCTGCAGGACTACACGTACTACTTTGTGGCTGCCCCGTGGCTGTCCGTCAAACTGCTGCGCCTGCTGCAGTGCTACCCTCCTCCAG AGGATGCCGCGCTGAGAAGTCGTCTCACCGAGTGTTTAGAGACCATCCTCAATAAAGCCCAGGAACCTCCGAAGTCCAAGAAGGTCCAACACTCCAACGCCAAGAACGCCGTTCTGTTTGAAGCCATCGCCCTCATCATCCACCATGACAG TGAGCCCACCCTGTTGGTACGAGCCTGTAACCAGCTGGGCCAGTTCCTCCAGCACAGAGAAACCAACCTCCGTTACCTGGCGTTGGAGAGCATGTGCACGCTGGCCAGCTCCGAATTTTCCCACGAGGCCGTGAAGACGCACATGGAGACTGTGATCAACGCTCTGAAG ACGGAGAGAGATGTGAGTGTTCGCCAGCGCGCCGTAGATCTACTCTACGCCATGTGCGACCGCAGTAACGCCAAGCAGATCGTGGCAGAGATGCTGAGCTACCTGGAGACCGCCGACTACTCCATCAGAGAAGAGATA GTCCTCAAAGTGGCCATCCTGGCGGAGAAGTACGCCGTGGACTACACCTGGTACGTGGACACCATCCTGAACCTGATCCGCATCGCTGGGGACTACGTCAGCGAGGAGGTCTGGTACCGCGTCATCCAGATCGTCATAAACCGAGACGACGTCCAAGGTTACGCCGCCAAGACCGTGTTTGAG GCGCTGCAAGCCCCCGCCTGCCACGAGAACCTGGTGAAGGTGGGCGGGTACATCCTGGGGGAGTTCGGTAACCTGATTGCTGGTGACTCACGTTCCAG cCCTCTGGTCCAGTTCAATCTCCTCCACTCCAAGTTCCACTTGTGCTCTGTGCCGACTCGGGCGCTGCTGCTGTCGGCGTACATCAAGTTCATCAACTTGTTTCCAGAAGTGAAAGCCACCATCCAGGACGTCCTGCGCTCCGACAGCCAGCTTCGCAACGCCGACGTGGAGCTTCAGCAGAGAGCCGTCGAGTACCTGAGGCTCAGCTGCATCGCCAGCACCGACATCCTG GCCACCGTACTGGAGGAAATGCCGCCGTTCCCGGAGAGGGAGTCCTCGATTCTGgccaagctgaagaagaagaaaggaccCGGAAAACTGCCAGACATGGACGATAGTCGCCGCAGCGTCAACGGCAACACGGAGCACAGCGAGAACACTGACACCACGAACAAG AGCTCCACCCACTCTTTTACGGATGTCCTGAATCTAAACTCCGCCCCCTCATCAGGAGCCAATCTGCTCATTGATGTGTTTTCCGAGAgctccgcctcccctgcagccacAGAGGTATCGGAGGAGAACTTCCCCAG GTTTGTTTGTAAGAACAACGGCGTGATCTACGAGAACCAGCTGTTACAGATCGGGCTGAAGTCTGAGTACCGGCAGAACCTCG GTCGCATGTACGTGTTCTACGGAAACAAGACGTCCACCCAGTTCCTCAGCTTCTCCTCTTCAGTGAGCAGCAGCGACGCGCTCAAGTCTC AGCTGAACATCCACCCGAAGGCGGTCGACCCCGTGATCGAGGGCGGAGCTCAGATGCAGCAGATCCTAAACATCGAGTGCGTGTCAGACTTCAGCGACGCACCGGTGCTCAACATCcagttcag GTATGGTGGGGCCCTGCAGAACATCGCTGTGAAGCTCCCCGTGATGCTCAACAAGTTCTTCCAGCCCACAGAGATGACGTCGCAGGACTTCTTCCAGCGCTGGAAGCAGCTCGGAGC TCCTCAGCAGGAGGTCCAGAAAATCTTCAAAGCCAAACACTCGATGGACACAGAGGTCGCCAAGGCCAag ATTTTAGGTTTCGGCGTCGCTCTGCTGGACGGCGTCGATCCCAATCCTGCGAACTTTGTCGGAGCGGGAGTCGTTCACACGAAGTCCACTCAGGTGGGCTGCCTGCTCAGACTGGAGCCCAACATGCAGGctcag ATGTACCGCCTCACGCTCCGGACCAGCAGGGACTCGGTGTCTCAGAGACTCTGCGAGCTGCTCTCAGAGCAGTTTTAG